One genomic region from Phycodurus eques isolate BA_2022a chromosome 16, UOR_Pequ_1.1, whole genome shotgun sequence encodes:
- the stat3 gene encoding signal transducer and activator of transcription 3 isoform X2, with the protein MAQWNQLQQLETRYLEQLYHLYSDSFPMELRQFLAPWIESQDWTFAANKESHATLVFHNLLGEIDQQYSRFLQENNVLYQHNLRRIKQHLQSKYLEKPMDIARIVARCLWEEQRLLQTATAAAQDGQAAHPTGTVVTEKQQILEHNLQDIRKRVQDMEQKMKMLENLQDDFDFNYKTLKSQGELNQDLNGNTQAAATRQKMAQLEQMLSTLDQLRRQIVTEMGGLLTAMDYVQKNLTDEELADWKRRQQIACIGGPPNICLDRLETWITSLAESQLQIRQQIKKLEELQQKVSYKGDPIVQHRPALEEKIVDLFRNLMKSAFVVERQPCMPMHPDRPLVIKTGVQFTNKVRLLVKFPELNYQLKIKVCIDKESGDVAAIRGSRKFNILGTNTKVMNMEESNNGSLSAEFKHLTLREQRCGNGGRTNSDASLIVTEELHLITFETEVYHQGLKIDLETHSLPVVVISNICQMPNAWASILWYNMLTDQPKNVNFFTKPPVGTWDQVAEVLSWQFSSTTKRGLTIEQLTTLAEKLLGPSVNYSGCQFTWAKFCKENMAGKGFSFWVWLDNIIDLVKKYILALWNEGYIMGFISKERERGILSPKPPGTFLLRFSESSKEGGITFTWVEKDINGKTQIQSVEPYTKQQLNNMSFADIIMGYKIMDATNILVSPLVYLYPEIPKEEAFGKYCRPEAAPEPELGDSTSITQPYLKTKFICVTPTNSGNTSDLFSLSLSPRTLDSLMPNEVEGNPGHMESLTLDMDVASPMHVNTSNLV; encoded by the exons ATGGCCCAGTGGAACCAGTTGCAGCAGCTGGAGACCAGGTATCTGGAGCAGCTCTACCACCTGTACAGCGACAGCTTTCCCATGGAGCTGCGGCAGTTCCTCGCACCGTGGATCGAAAGTCAGGACTG GACTTTCGCCGCCAACAAAGAGTCTCACGCCACGCTGGTGTTCCACAATCTCCTGGGCGAGATAGACCAGCAGTATAGCCGCTTCCTGCAGGAGAACAACGTCCTCTACCAGCACAACCTGCGGCGGATCAAGCAGCACCTGCAGAGCAAGTACCTGGAGAAGCCCATGGACATCGCCCGCATCGTCGCCCGCTGCTTGTGGGAGGAGCAACGACTGCTGCAGACGGCCACCGCTGCTGCGCAG GACGGACAGGCCGCACACCCCACAGGGACGGTGGTGACGGAAAAGCAGCAAATCCTGGAACACAATCTTCAAGACATCCGGAAACGAGTGCAG GACatggaacagaagatgaagatgCTGGAGAATCTTCAGGACGACTTTGATTTCAACTACAAGACACTGAAAAGCCAAGGAG AGTTGAACCAGGACCTGAACGGGAATACCCAGGCGGCAGCTACCAGGCAGAAAATGGCTCAGCTGGAGCAGATGTTGAGTACCCTGGACCAGCTCAGGCGG CAAATTGTGACCGAGATGGGAGGCTTGCTGACCGCAATGGACTACGTACAGAAGAATCTGACAGACGAAGAACTGGCCGACTGGAAGCGACGACAGCAAATCGCCTGCATCGGAGGTCCGCCTAACATCTGCCTGGACCGCCTCGAAACATG GATCACGTCCTTGGCCGAGTCACAGCTCCAGATTCGGCAGCAGATCAAGAAGCTGGAGGAGCTTCAACAGAAAGTGTCCTATAAGGGAGACCCCATCGTCCAGCACCGGCCCGCCCTCGAGGAGAAGATCGTGGACTTGTTCAGAAATCTCATGAAGAG TGCGTTTGTGGTGGAAAGACAGCCTTGCATGCCCATGCACCCAGACAGACCACTGGTCATCAAAACAGGTGTGCAGTTCACAAACAAAGTCAG GCTTCTTGTGAAGTTCCCTGAACTCAATTACCAGCTGAAAATTAAAGTTTGCATTGACAa gGAGTCTGGGGACGTGGCTGCAATCAGAGG GTCCAGAAAGTTCAACATCCTCGGCACCAACACCAAAGTCATGAATATGGAGGAGTCCAACAACGGCAGCCTGTCAGCTGAGTTCAAACACTTG accctgagagagcagcggtGCGGCAACGGTGGACGCACCAACAGTGAC GCATCGCTTATCGTCACAGAGGAGCTCCATCTGATCACCTTTGAGACGGAGGTCTATCACCAAGGCCTGAAGATTGATCTGGAG ACGCATTCGCTGCCCGTGGTGGTCATATCTAACATCTGCCAGATGCCAAACGCCTGGGCGTCCATCTTATGGTACAACATGCTCACTGATCAGCCAAAG AATGTGAACTTCTTCACCAAGCCACCGGTGGGGACGTGGGACCAGGTGGCCGAAGTGCTCAGCTGGCAATTCTCATCCACCACGAAGAGAGGCCTGACCATTGAGCAGCTGACCACACTGGCCGAGAAACTGCTAG GGCCATCTGTCAACTACTCCGGCTGTCAGTTTACATGGGCGAAGTTCTGTAAG GAGAACATGGCCGGCAAAGGCTTTTCTTTCTGGGTGTGGCTGGACAACATCATCGACCTGGTCAAGAAATACATCTTGGCGCTGTGGAATGAGGG GTACATCATGGGCTTCATcagcaaagagagagagaggggcatTCTCAGCCCCAAACCGCCGGGCACGTTCCTGCTGCGCTTCAGCGAGAGCAGCAAGGAAGGCGGCATCACGTTCACGTGGGTCGAGAAAGACATCAACG GCAAGACTCAGATCCAGTCAGTGGAGCCCTAcaccaagcagcagctcaacaACATGTCCTTCGCCGACATCATCATGGGCTACAAAATCATGGACGCCACCAACATCCTGGTTTCGCCCCTCGTGTACCTCTACCCTGAAATTCCCAAGGAGGAAGCCTTCGGGAAGTACTGCAGGCCGGAGGCGGCTCCCGAACCCGAGTTGGGAGACTCCACGAGCA TTACTCAGCCGTATTTGAAGACCAAGTTTATTTGCGTTACCCC CACAAACTCTGGCAATACCAGCGACCTTTTCTCACTCTCGCTTTCCCCTCGCACCCTGGACTCGCTGATGCCCAACGAAGTGGAGGGTAATCCAGGACATATGG AATCTCTGACTCTGGATATGGATGTTGCTTCGCCCATGCACGTGAATACCTCCAACTTGGTTTGA
- the stat3 gene encoding signal transducer and activator of transcription 3 isoform X1 has protein sequence MAQWNQLQQLETRYLEQLYHLYSDSFPMELRQFLAPWIESQDWTFAANKESHATLVFHNLLGEIDQQYSRFLQENNVLYQHNLRRIKQHLQSKYLEKPMDIARIVARCLWEEQRLLQTATAAAQDGQAAHPTGTVVTEKQQILEHNLQDIRKRVQDMEQKMKMLENLQDDFDFNYKTLKSQGELNQDLNGNTQAAATRQKMAQLEQMLSTLDQLRRQIVTEMGGLLTAMDYVQKNLTDEELADWKRRQQIACIGGPPNICLDRLETWITSLAESQLQIRQQIKKLEELQQKVSYKGDPIVQHRPALEEKIVDLFRNLMKSAFVVERQPCMPMHPDRPLVIKTGVQFTNKVRLLVKFPELNYQLKIKVCIDKESGDVAAIRGSRKFNILGTNTKVMNMEESNNGSLSAEFKHLTLREQRCGNGGRTNSDASLIVTEELHLITFETEVYHQGLKIDLETHSLPVVVISNICQMPNAWASILWYNMLTDQPKNVNFFTKPPVGTWDQVAEVLSWQFSSTTKRGLTIEQLTTLAEKLLGPSVNYSGCQFTWAKFCKENMAGKGFSFWVWLDNIIDLVKKYILALWNEGYIMGFISKERERGILSPKPPGTFLLRFSESSKEGGITFTWVEKDINGKTQIQSVEPYTKQQLNNMSFADIIMGYKIMDATNILVSPLVYLYPEIPKEEAFGKYCRPEAAPEPELGDSTSITQPYLKTKFICVTPCPSVFMDFPDSELLGNGFPGTNSGNTSDLFSLSLSPRTLDSLMPNEVEGNPGHMESLTLDMDVASPMHVNTSNLV, from the exons ATGGCCCAGTGGAACCAGTTGCAGCAGCTGGAGACCAGGTATCTGGAGCAGCTCTACCACCTGTACAGCGACAGCTTTCCCATGGAGCTGCGGCAGTTCCTCGCACCGTGGATCGAAAGTCAGGACTG GACTTTCGCCGCCAACAAAGAGTCTCACGCCACGCTGGTGTTCCACAATCTCCTGGGCGAGATAGACCAGCAGTATAGCCGCTTCCTGCAGGAGAACAACGTCCTCTACCAGCACAACCTGCGGCGGATCAAGCAGCACCTGCAGAGCAAGTACCTGGAGAAGCCCATGGACATCGCCCGCATCGTCGCCCGCTGCTTGTGGGAGGAGCAACGACTGCTGCAGACGGCCACCGCTGCTGCGCAG GACGGACAGGCCGCACACCCCACAGGGACGGTGGTGACGGAAAAGCAGCAAATCCTGGAACACAATCTTCAAGACATCCGGAAACGAGTGCAG GACatggaacagaagatgaagatgCTGGAGAATCTTCAGGACGACTTTGATTTCAACTACAAGACACTGAAAAGCCAAGGAG AGTTGAACCAGGACCTGAACGGGAATACCCAGGCGGCAGCTACCAGGCAGAAAATGGCTCAGCTGGAGCAGATGTTGAGTACCCTGGACCAGCTCAGGCGG CAAATTGTGACCGAGATGGGAGGCTTGCTGACCGCAATGGACTACGTACAGAAGAATCTGACAGACGAAGAACTGGCCGACTGGAAGCGACGACAGCAAATCGCCTGCATCGGAGGTCCGCCTAACATCTGCCTGGACCGCCTCGAAACATG GATCACGTCCTTGGCCGAGTCACAGCTCCAGATTCGGCAGCAGATCAAGAAGCTGGAGGAGCTTCAACAGAAAGTGTCCTATAAGGGAGACCCCATCGTCCAGCACCGGCCCGCCCTCGAGGAGAAGATCGTGGACTTGTTCAGAAATCTCATGAAGAG TGCGTTTGTGGTGGAAAGACAGCCTTGCATGCCCATGCACCCAGACAGACCACTGGTCATCAAAACAGGTGTGCAGTTCACAAACAAAGTCAG GCTTCTTGTGAAGTTCCCTGAACTCAATTACCAGCTGAAAATTAAAGTTTGCATTGACAa gGAGTCTGGGGACGTGGCTGCAATCAGAGG GTCCAGAAAGTTCAACATCCTCGGCACCAACACCAAAGTCATGAATATGGAGGAGTCCAACAACGGCAGCCTGTCAGCTGAGTTCAAACACTTG accctgagagagcagcggtGCGGCAACGGTGGACGCACCAACAGTGAC GCATCGCTTATCGTCACAGAGGAGCTCCATCTGATCACCTTTGAGACGGAGGTCTATCACCAAGGCCTGAAGATTGATCTGGAG ACGCATTCGCTGCCCGTGGTGGTCATATCTAACATCTGCCAGATGCCAAACGCCTGGGCGTCCATCTTATGGTACAACATGCTCACTGATCAGCCAAAG AATGTGAACTTCTTCACCAAGCCACCGGTGGGGACGTGGGACCAGGTGGCCGAAGTGCTCAGCTGGCAATTCTCATCCACCACGAAGAGAGGCCTGACCATTGAGCAGCTGACCACACTGGCCGAGAAACTGCTAG GGCCATCTGTCAACTACTCCGGCTGTCAGTTTACATGGGCGAAGTTCTGTAAG GAGAACATGGCCGGCAAAGGCTTTTCTTTCTGGGTGTGGCTGGACAACATCATCGACCTGGTCAAGAAATACATCTTGGCGCTGTGGAATGAGGG GTACATCATGGGCTTCATcagcaaagagagagagaggggcatTCTCAGCCCCAAACCGCCGGGCACGTTCCTGCTGCGCTTCAGCGAGAGCAGCAAGGAAGGCGGCATCACGTTCACGTGGGTCGAGAAAGACATCAACG GCAAGACTCAGATCCAGTCAGTGGAGCCCTAcaccaagcagcagctcaacaACATGTCCTTCGCCGACATCATCATGGGCTACAAAATCATGGACGCCACCAACATCCTGGTTTCGCCCCTCGTGTACCTCTACCCTGAAATTCCCAAGGAGGAAGCCTTCGGGAAGTACTGCAGGCCGGAGGCGGCTCCCGAACCCGAGTTGGGAGACTCCACGAGCA TTACTCAGCCGTATTTGAAGACCAAGTTTATTTGCGTTACCCC GTGTCCCTCCGTGTTCATGGACTTTCCGGACAGTGAGCTGCTTGGGAACGGATTCCCGGG CACAAACTCTGGCAATACCAGCGACCTTTTCTCACTCTCGCTTTCCCCTCGCACCCTGGACTCGCTGATGCCCAACGAAGTGGAGGGTAATCCAGGACATATGG AATCTCTGACTCTGGATATGGATGTTGCTTCGCCCATGCACGTGAATACCTCCAACTTGGTTTGA
- the cavin1a gene encoding caveolae-associated protein 1: protein MADTGVQKEHGTLVEVPCDDDDVALVGAAAEPAVDGGNPAEEVKSEAQMNGVLVLALLDKIIGVVDQIQQTQAGLEGRQEAMEKSVSTIQGELSKLSKSHLSTSTTVNKMLDKVRKVSVNIKTVRSNLEKQAGQIKKLESNESELLKRRNFKVLIYQDQMKAAKTAKPAEAVAEDGTMEGLQQIPEEGGEGEGQPANLNSDEEVEIEEIVEESRTKRLQRSTKRQVDSIKKAFSKEKMEKTKLKTKENLEKTRQRTRENLEKTRQKTRDNLEKTKHSLEKKMSKLGTRMTPNMERRVKMKTSKEKVKKSLTPDHPVYARSKTSVYRVPPFTFYVKKIREGAEEVAVVDHSEIAEATEPGGLPEGEENGLGVHVDVEEGELVSVDSPEAMVKDPQLVRVEADHLEKTQRD from the exons ATGGCGGATACAGGGGTCCAGAAGGAGCACGGCACTCTGGTAGAGGTGCCCTGCGATGACGACGACGTCGCCCTTGTGGGCGCCGCCGCGGAGCCTGCGGTGGACGGCGGCAACCCCGCAGAGGAGGTCAAGAGCGAAGCCCAGATGAACGGCGTCCTGGTCCTGGCCCTGCTTGACAAGATCATCGGCGTGGTGGACCAGATCCAGCAGACCCAGGCTGGGCTGGAGGGCCGGCAGGAGGCCATGGAGAAGTCGGTGTCCACCATCCAGGGGGAGCTGTCCAAGCTGTCCAAGAGCCACCTGAGCACATCCACCACCGTCAACAAGATGCTGGACAAGGTCCGCAAAGTCAGCGTCAACATCAAGACGGTTCGCAGCAACCTGGAGAAGCAGGCGGGCCAGATCAAGAAGCTGGAGAGCAACGAGAGCGAGCTGCTCAAAAGACGCAACTTCAAAGTCCTCATCTACCAG GACCAAATGAAGGCCGCAAAGACAGCCAAGCCAGCAGAGGCAGTTGCTGAGGATGGGACGATGGAGGGTCTCCAGCAAATACCCGAAGAGGGCGGTGAGGGCGAGGGCCAGCCGGCCAACCTCAACTCGGACGAGGAGGTGGAGATCGAGGAGATCGTGGAGGAGTCCCGAACCAAGCGCCTGCAGCGATCCACCAAGAGGCAAGTGGACAGCATCAAGAAGGCCTTCTCCAAAGAGAAGATGGAGAAGACCAAGCTGAAGACCAAGGAGAACCTGGAAAAGACCAGGCAGAGGACCCGCGAGAACTTGGAGAAGACCAGGCAGAAAACCCGCGACAACCTGGAGAAGACCAAGCACAGCCTCGAGAAGAAGATGAGCAAACTGGGCACCCGCATGACCCCGAACATGGAACGCCGGGTCAAGATGAAGACCTCCAAGGAGAAGGTGAAGAAGTCCCTCACGCCCGATCACCCCGTCTACGCCCGCTCTAAGACCAGCGTTTACCGCGTGCCCCCTTTCACCTTCTACGTCAAGAAGATACGCGAGGGCGCCGAGGAGGTGGCGGTGGTGGACCACTCCGAGATAGCCGAGGCGACGGAGCCGGGGGGCCTGCCCGAGGGCGAGGAGAACGGGCTGGGCGTGCACGTGGATGTGGAGGAGGGGGAGCTGGTAAGCGTAGATAGCCCGGAGGCAATGGTGAAGGACCCTCAGCTGGTCAGGGTGGAGGCGGACCACCTCGAGAAGACCCAGCGTGACTAG